In Zingiber officinale cultivar Zhangliang chromosome 3B, Zo_v1.1, whole genome shotgun sequence, a single window of DNA contains:
- the LOC121967804 gene encoding protein DWARF 53-LIKE-like, which translates to MPTPVDNALACLAAEAAAALNDAVGVARRRAHAQTTSLHVVYALLVSSSSSSGGGGPNGGESVAACSILRDALSRARSSAYSPRLQFKALEHCFGLALERLPSASTTTSRQAAEGAEEPPVSNSLMAAIKRSQANQRRNPDSFHFYQQQQSAAAPGSASSFSGVKVELQHLVLAILDDPVVSRVFGDAGFCSTDIKLAILRPPPPILRFPRAARCPPLFLCNFSSGDGFEATLTSGRLVFPFDAATQLCSDSSEENCRRIGEILTRKMSGRNPMLVGIGAGEAARDFAQAIKRQNWVILPPELRGIKFLSIEKEVAELGNCGFEQLTIATQLEELNEKPESSGVVLNIGDLKGIVEGSVECHEQESCLVLELTRLLEVYHGRLWLMGWSATYETYMKFLSKHPMLDKDWDLQLLPITSVCTSIGGSIPRSPSLESFVPLGGVSPTTYESKGLFSSVYPSMFHYEPCYDYGKYEHESVNINNHPASVDDKEYGNMPFWLRKASKVNLNDEEDATKAKDDKTVLNAKPLNLHKMWNDSCRCFHSDCLKTNMEDFPAVCCVFDTEKPCNENLENPDDAPRRKGFEISFPIGVCTNKITIGDDSMSMPSLMELGNKDLLSKFPERLSRSEEFQRDSFLSHQDDGHTSPSSVTSVITDLVLGTRHEPINDNDSPAFQLQKDNSEFSGCLLSMKLQLVEENGLELQKDHSKFTSCLPTSKVDMVEGNNLDFPVESFSGSVHQDYQTKSTHPLVPTRLFSQSSSDCISVYDKPPLISSGTHQALDSSSYKLFYTSLMKKVGRQEAAVSAVSQAIISYKNGQRRRGAILRGDIWLNFHGPDKIGKRKMAMALAEMLYGSKENFVCIDLSCHDGIPHPRTIFLQQDVKGNDHFRGKMNVDYIVEELSRKPQSVVFLENVDKADLLAQNSLSQAIRTGKFPDSHGRQFSINNVVFVLASSITQGQTSDRKDCTSFSEDSILAACSWQMKIHLEPSQEATNSSRTNKPPFATIPKFRRYQVYLNLHSLSVSKRKLNVSDGCKTQYGTLMPAKRVFKTVKPFLDLNLSVQELEAYDDDSTGHEGLSLEFSNGWMEDLLNLVDVVVDFKPIDFDALVDSILGDISNIFHGVFGSDCLLEIDPKAMAEIIAAATWSSENKGALNDWLDQVLGKSFTEARCRYNLSDHSILRLVACENAFVEKHAPGILLPSTIILN; encoded by the exons ATGCCAACGCCGGTTGATAACGCGCTTGCTTGCCTCGCGGCCGAAGCCGCTGCCGCACTCAACGACGCCGTTGGTGTCGCCCGTCGCCGCGCGCACGCCCAGACCACCTCCCTCCATGTTGTTTACGCGCTTCttgtctcttcttcctcctcttctggcGGAGGAGGTCCGAACGGTGGCGAATCGGTTGCTGCGTGTTCGATTCTGCGTGATGCGCTGTCGCGGGCACGGAGCTCGGCGTACTCTCCTAGGCTGCAGTTCAAGGCTCTGGAACACTGTTTCGGGCTGGCGCTCGAGCGGCTGCCATCGGCTTCTACGACGACGAGTCGTCAGGCGGCGGAGGGGGCCGAGGAGCCGCCGGTCTCGAACTCACTCATGGCGGCGATTAAGCGATCGCAGGCGAACCAGCGAAGGAACCCTGACTCGTTCCACTTTTATCAGCAGCAGCAGAGCGCTGCCGCACCCGGGAGTGCATCGTCGTTCTCTGGTGTGAAGGTGGAGCTCCAGCATCTAGTGCTCGCGATCTTGGATGACCCCGTGGTGAGCCGGGTGTTTGGAGATGCCGGGTTTTGCAGCACGGACATAAAGCTCGCTATCCTCCGCCCTCCGCCGCCCATCCTCCGCTTCCCCCGTGCCGCCAGGTGCCCGCCGCTGTTCCTATGTAATTTCTCTTCGGGGGATGGATTCGAGGCGACGCTCACCTCCGGGCGGCTCGTTTTCCCCTTCGATGCAGCAACACAGCTCTGCTCCGACAGCAGCGAGGAAAACTGCCGGAGAATAGGGGAGATCCTTACCCGAAAGATGAGCGGACGGAACCCTATGCTGGTCGGTATAGGCGCTGGTGAGGCAGCTAGAGACTTTGCCCAGGCCATCAAACGGCAGAATTGGGTGATTCTGCCGCCGGAGCTCCGTGGAATAAAGTTTTTGAGCATCGAAAAGGAGGTGGCCGAGCTTGGAAACTGTGGCTTCGAGCAGTTGACGATTGCTACTCAATTGGAGGAGTTGAATGAGAAGCCAGAGTCGTCAGGGGTGGTCTTGAACATTGGGGATTTGAAAGGAATTGTGGAAGGCAGCGTTGAATGCCATGAACAGGAAAGCTGCTTGGTTTTGGAGCTCACGAGATTGTTGGAAGTCTACCATGGGAGGTTATGGTTGATGGGATGGTCGGCGACATATGAGACATACATGAAGTTCTTATCCAAGCATCCGATGCTCGATAAAGATTGGGATCTGCAGTTGTTGCCAATCACTTCGGTTTGTACTTCGATCGGTGGATCCATTCCTAGATCTCCAAG CTTGGAGTCATTTGTTCCATTAGGAGGGGTTTCCCCCACGACATATGAGTCAAAAGGCCTGTTCAGCAGTGTGTATCCATCGATGTTCCACTATGAGCCTTGTTATGATTATGGCAAGTACGAACATGAATCTGTAAATATTAACAACCATCCAGCTTCAGTTGATGATAAAGAATATGGGAACATGCCCTTTTGGTTACGCAAAGCCTCTAAGGTTAACTTGAATGATGAAGAAGATGCAACAAAG GCTAAAGATGATAAGACAGTTCTGAATGCTAAACCTCTTAATCTTCACAAAATGTGGAATGATAGTTGCCGATGTTTCCATTCTGATTGCCTAAAAACCAATATGGAAGATTTTCCTGCTGTTTGTTGTGTTTTTGACACAGAGAAGCCTTGCAATGAGAATTTGGAAAATCCTGATGATGCTCCAAGACGAAAAGGGTTTGAAATTTCATTTCCTATTGGTGTATGCACAAACAAAATCACCATTGGTGATGATAGTATGTCTATGCCTTCACTTATGGAACTGGGAAATAAGGATTTGTTGTCAAAATTTCCAGAAAGACTTTCAAGAAGTGAAGAATTTCAGAGAGACAGCTTCCTTTCTCACCAAGATGATGGCCATACTTCACCTTCCTCTGTAACATCAGTGATAACAGATTTGGTTTTGGGAACTCGTCATGAGCCTATTAACGATAATGACAGTCCTGCTTTTCAACTACAAAAAGATAATTCTGAGTTCTCTGGTTGTTTACTGTCCATGAAGCTTCAATTGGTTGAAGAAAATGGATTAGAACTACAAAAGGATCATTCCAAGTTCACTAGTTGTTTGCCGACAAGTAAAGTTGATATGGTCGAAGGAAATAACCTAGATTTTCCTGTTGAATCCTTTTCTGGCTCTGTCCATCAAGATTACCAAACAAAGAGTACCCATCCGCTTGTTCCAACTCGCTTATTCTCACAGAGCTCAAGTGATTGCATTTCTGTATATGATAAACCCCCACTCATCTCATCAGGTACACATCAGGCACTTGACTCCAGTAGTTATAAACTATTTTATACTAGTCTCATGAAAAAGGTTGGCCGTCAAGAAGCAGCAGTGAGTGCTGTTAGTCAAGCTATAATCTCCTACAAGAATGGCCAAAGGCGTCGCGGAGCAATCCTGAGAGGAGATATTTGGCTTAATTTTCATGGTCCAGATAAGATTGGAAAGAGGAAAATGGCAATGGCTCTTGCAGAAATGTTATATGGAAGCAAAGAAAACTTTGTGTGCATTGACCTAAGTTGCCATGATGGTATTCCCCATCCCAgaaccatctttttgcagcaggATGTCAAGGGAAATGACCACTTTAGAGGAAAAATGAATGTTGATTATATCGTTGAAGAGCTAAGCAGGAAACCACAGTCTGTTGTATTCCTTGAAAATGTGGATAAAGCTGACTTGCTTGCTCAGAACAGCTTATCTCAGGCTATCCGAACTGGCAAGTTTCCTGATTCTCACGGAAGGCAATTTAGTATCAATAATGTTGTATTTGTCTTGGCTTCCTCAATCACTCAAGGTCAAACCTCTGATAGGAAAGATTGCACTAGTTTTTCTGAGGATTCTATTTTGGCTGCTTGCTCTTGGCAGATGAAAATTCACTTAGAACCTTCTCAAGAGGCTACTAATAGCTCAAGAACTAATAAGCCCCCCTTTGCGACAATTCCAAAATTCAGGAGGTATCAAGTGTACCTAAATTTACACTCGCTTTCTGTAAGTAAGCGCAAGTTGAATGTCTCTGATGGCTGCAAGACCCAGTATGGAACTTTGATGCCCGCAAAAAGGGTGTTCAAAACTGTAAAGCCCTTCTTAGACCTGAATCTGTCTGTGCAAGAGCTTGAAGCCTATGATGACGATTCCACTGGTCATGAAGGTCTCAGTTTGGAATTTTCAAATGGATGGATGGAAGACTTGCTCAACCTAGTAGACGTGGTGGTGGACTTCAAGCCCATTGATTTTGATGCCCTTGTCGATAGCATATTGGGGGACATAAGCAATATCTTTCATGGTGTTTTTGGCTCAGATTGCTTGTTGGAGATAGATCCCAAGGCTATGGCAGAGATAATCGCAGCAGCGACATGGTCATCAGAAAACAAAGGAGCTTTGAATGATTGGCTCGATCAAGTTCTTGGTAAGAGTTTCACTGAGGCAAGGTGCAGGTACAACCTGTCGGATCACAGTATTCTCAGACTCGTTGCTTGTGAAAATGCATTT